From one Gallionella capsiferriformans ES-2 genomic stretch:
- a CDS encoding IS4 family transposase: MNRGKTVFAQLLDFVPFNHFEYLTERFAANHGIKHFSAWSQFICMAYAQLTRRDGLRDLVACLNSQKSKLYHIGIRSKVSRSTLADANERRDWRLFEALGHRLISIALELYRDEDIGLGLKEPLYAMDSTTIDLCLTLFPWAEFRSTKAAVKAHTIIDLRGSIPVFLSITTGKVHDVNLLDVIPFPAGTIVVIDRGYLHFARLYALHQRQVTFVIRAKNNLRFTWIASREVDKATGLRCDQTILLATPKSKTAYPERLRRVSFRDPETGKHLVFLTNRFDLPALTIANIYKNRWQIELFFKWLKQNLAIKHFYGNSLNAVKSQIWIAICVYLLVSIAKKQLNLPASQQILLNLFEVNMFDKTPINQMVANAIQNLDEPDISKQLNLFDF; the protein is encoded by the coding sequence ATGAATCGGGGCAAAACAGTTTTCGCACAATTGCTGGACTTCGTGCCGTTCAATCATTTCGAATATCTGACCGAGCGCTTTGCCGCCAACCACGGGATCAAGCATTTCTCCGCATGGAGCCAATTCATCTGCATGGCCTATGCACAACTGACCCGGCGCGATGGCTTGCGTGATTTGGTTGCCTGTCTCAATTCTCAGAAGAGCAAGCTTTACCATATCGGTATCCGCAGCAAAGTATCCCGTTCCACACTGGCCGATGCCAACGAACGGCGCGACTGGCGGCTGTTCGAGGCACTCGGCCATCGTTTGATCTCCATAGCGCTCGAACTGTACCGGGACGAGGACATCGGCCTGGGACTCAAAGAACCGCTCTACGCCATGGACTCGACCACCATCGATCTGTGCCTGACGCTGTTCCCCTGGGCGGAATTTCGTTCAACCAAGGCCGCCGTCAAAGCGCACACCATCATTGATCTGCGCGGTTCAATCCCTGTGTTTCTGTCCATTACCACCGGCAAGGTTCACGATGTCAATCTGCTCGACGTGATCCCATTCCCCGCTGGCACCATCGTCGTCATTGATCGGGGCTACCTGCACTTCGCCAGATTGTATGCGCTACACCAGCGCCAAGTTACCTTTGTCATCCGCGCAAAGAACAATCTCCGCTTTACCTGGATTGCGTCGCGCGAAGTGGACAAAGCCACTGGATTACGCTGCGATCAAACCATACTGCTGGCGACACCCAAATCAAAAACCGCTTACCCGGAACGCCTGCGCCGGGTTTCTTTCCGCGACCCGGAAACCGGCAAGCATTTGGTGTTCCTGACCAATCGCTTCGATTTGCCCGCGCTGACCATCGCCAATATCTACAAAAATCGCTGGCAAATCGAACTGTTCTTCAAGTGGCTCAAGCAAAACCTTGCCATCAAACATTTCTATGGCAATTCCCTCAATGCCGTCAAATCCCAAATCTGGATCGCAATATGCGTTTACCTGCTGGTCAGCATTGCCAAAAAACAGCTCAATCTTCCTGCCTCCCAGCAGATTTTACTGAATCTTTTTGAGGTCAATATGTTCGATAAAACCCCAATAAATCAAATGGTTGCAAATGCGATACAGAATCTTGACGAACCGGACATCAGTAAACAATTGAATCTATTCGATTTTTAA
- a CDS encoding ribbon-helix-helix protein, CopG family yields MSKHTSIRLQPAELAHVREQAIRLGVSQAEIIRQSIWRDAAVAEIRDETKAAVQKEFDMLFAKLAVEFETEVESMKIEIETLRQESVVNLSETEDQLIKAIEESRESNKNNLKIVGNSLMVEIQKLTNK; encoded by the coding sequence ATGAGTAAGCACACGAGTATAAGATTACAACCGGCCGAACTAGCTCATGTTCGCGAACAAGCAATTCGACTTGGTGTATCTCAGGCAGAAATCATCCGTCAATCAATATGGCGGGATGCCGCTGTCGCAGAAATTCGAGACGAAACGAAGGCGGCGGTTCAGAAAGAATTCGATATGCTCTTCGCAAAATTGGCTGTTGAATTCGAAACAGAAGTTGAGTCAATGAAGATCGAGATCGAAACGCTCAGGCAAGAATCTGTTGTCAATTTATCGGAGACAGAGGATCAACTTATTAAAGCTATCGAGGAATCACGCGAGTCGAACAAAAATAATTTGAAGATTGTCGGAAATTCTCTGATGGTCGAGATTCAAAAATTAACTAACAAATAA
- a CDS encoding replication endonuclease, with amino-acid sequence MSKGLENYAKAEGLSWAFLTLTAPPQMHPNPTAGKNTWNGTTPDQAHAWISQAYKNAKERLRKKEIVLSGVRVVEPHQDGCPHWHLLVFAHPTEMQAIEASFRYQPEWKSEQGMKFVLDNGRATASTYLFKYVLKTINSVEKLEGELATVDSWRSTWGIRAFEFIGMPAQGMWRNLRATKECPTEPLVADMWRAANRGDACAFIGLNGGLNIKRRQRPVHTKIETTDNSKTIVFNLTDTGESIRIKSEKWKLTPVLKNTDSTGGAVIPNYPRKANSKPEVCTMKKEISPHWSDIGYISPEKPDDHPVKTYKSATPDDKPYFFNEEVERGWRNKPTGASDSKSKIPNQIDDEAYIFPTVTFTKEEIAELMNAAEQLQRVEFAKHSARH; translated from the coding sequence TTGAGTAAAGGATTGGAGAACTATGCAAAAGCCGAAGGACTTAGCTGGGCTTTTCTGACGCTAACAGCTCCGCCTCAAATGCACCCAAACCCAACCGCAGGGAAAAACACCTGGAATGGAACTACCCCTGACCAAGCGCACGCATGGATATCACAAGCATATAAAAACGCAAAAGAGAGATTAAGAAAGAAAGAAATTGTTCTATCTGGAGTGCGAGTGGTTGAGCCACATCAGGACGGCTGCCCTCACTGGCACCTGCTAGTTTTCGCGCATCCTACAGAAATGCAAGCAATCGAAGCTTCCTTCCGTTACCAACCAGAATGGAAGTCAGAGCAAGGAATGAAATTTGTTCTTGATAATGGGCGCGCGACAGCCAGCACATACTTATTCAAATATGTACTAAAGACAATCAACTCAGTTGAAAAGCTCGAAGGCGAATTAGCTACAGTCGATTCTTGGCGAAGTACGTGGGGCATTCGCGCATTCGAGTTTATCGGCATGCCAGCCCAAGGGATGTGGCGAAATCTGAGAGCAACAAAGGAATGTCCGACCGAGCCACTGGTTGCAGACATGTGGCGCGCTGCCAATCGTGGGGACGCTTGCGCATTTATTGGATTGAATGGCGGCCTCAATATAAAGAGACGTCAAAGACCAGTTCACACAAAGATAGAAACAACCGATAACAGCAAAACGATCGTGTTCAACCTAACCGACACAGGCGAGTCAATCCGCATTAAGTCGGAGAAATGGAAACTAACACCTGTACTGAAAAACACTGATTCTACTGGAGGTGCAGTTATTCCTAATTATCCAAGAAAAGCCAATTCAAAACCGGAGGTATGCACGATGAAGAAGGAAATATCACCCCACTGGTCGGATATTGGCTATATCTCGCCAGAGAAGCCAGACGATCACCCTGTAAAAACATACAAATCGGCAACGCCGGATGATAAACCATATTTTTTCAACGAAGAAGTGGAACGTGGTTGGCGAAATAAACCTACAGGGGCTAGCGACTCAAAATCAAAAATACCCAATCAAATCGACGATGAAGCCTATATTTTCCCTACGGTAACATTTACCAAGGAAGAAATAGCCGAATTGATGAATGCCGCCGAGCAGCTCCAGAGGGTCGAGTTCGCGAAGCATTCCGCCCGACACTAA